The Pleurodeles waltl isolate 20211129_DDA chromosome 7, aPleWal1.hap1.20221129, whole genome shotgun sequence genome includes a region encoding these proteins:
- the LOC138247030 gene encoding olfactory receptor 6N2-like gives MLQMENKNKTKVNEFIIMVFPNLEHIQHILFMFLLLTYLLIITGNIVVFSVIRLSPALQSPMYFFISVLSFLEIWYTAVTIPKMLANLIAEKKNISFIGCLLQIYFFQSLGVTEASLLTAMAYDRYLAICNPLLYSAIMTSSFSMKLVVSSWLCGFLYPVTEIVLISKLPFCGPNQIEHIFCDLHPLMSLACTDTSLSIKLEFVLNSCVVMGTIIFILFSYIKIIRVILHISTSEGRQKAFSTCAAHLIVVFIFFGSAGFMYIRLTESYGVHYDKSVAVVYSVLTPLVNPIIYSLRNKEIRHAIQKILHQNLSFTQNAAVLQITSI, from the coding sequence ATGCTacaaatggaaaataaaaacaagacaaaaGTCAACGAGTTTATTATCATGGTTTTCCCCAACCTGGAGCACATCCAACATATACTTTTCATGTTTTTGCTTCTCACTTACCTACTCATCATCACAGGAAACATAGTTGTGTTCTCTGTTATCAGGCTCAGTCCAGCTCTGCAATCTCCAATGTATTTTTTCATCAGTGTTTTATCTTTCCTCGAGATCTGGTACACAGCTGTGACAATACCAAAAATGTTGGCCAACCTCATAGCAGAAAAGAAGAACATCTCCTTCATTGGCTGCCTCTTGCAGATATATTTTTTCCAGTCCTTGGGAGTCACAGAAGCATCACTCCTTACTGCAATGGCGTATGATCGCTACCTGGCCATTTGCAATCCTTTGCTCTACtcagcaatcatgacatcttcaTTTTCAATGAAGTTGGTTGTCAGCAGTTGGCTCTGTGGGTTTCTTTACCCAGTGACTGAGATTGTTTTAATTTCAAAGCTGCCTTTCTGTGGCCCAAATCAAATCGAGCACATCTTTTGTGACTTGCACCCATTGATGAGCTTGGCTTGCACTGATACCTCTCTGAGTATTAAGTTGGAGTTTGTGCTTAACTCTTGTGTGGTCATGGGTACTATAATCTTCATCCTTTTTTCCTACATAAAGATCATCAGAGTTATTTTACATATCAGTACTTCAGAGGGGAGGCAGAAGGCATTTTCTACTTGTGCAGCACACCTCATAGTAGTCTTCATATTTTTTGGGAGTGCAGGTTTCATGTATATTCGACTCACAGAGAGCTACGGTGTACATTATGATAAGTCAGTGGCTGTGGTATATTCTGTGTTGACACCACTTGTCAATCCAATTATCTACAGCCTAAGAAACAAAGAAATTAGACACGCAATACAAAAGATTCTTCATCAAAATCTATCCTTCACCCAAAATGCTGCAGTATTGCAAATTACCTCAATATAA